One genomic region from Thermomicrobium sp. 4228-Ro encodes:
- a CDS encoding M16 family metallopeptidase gives MSDGQRTLETRLTNGLTVLVQPLRHVPVVSCWIWYRVGSRNELPGVTGLSHWVEHMLFKGTPRFPPGSIFRQVNRWGGTLNGFTWLDYTAYFETLPTPGWQLALDIEADRMVAATFDPAEVERERTVILSERAGSENQPGTYLREEVLAAAFRAHPYGHPVIGYREDLLQITRDDLYRHYRTYYRPANAVLVVVGDIDPDEALAAVEQRFAGLPGSDPPPLLRVREPEQWGERRVTVRRPAPTAQLLMAWHAPEATHPDTPALLVLDAVLSGGKPVAFGGGGMGRSSRLYRALVASGLCTAAASSMSLTLDPFLFTVSATLTPLAEPAVVERIVDEEIARLREDAVDTEELGRAKRQLAVQFAAANESAQSRAALLGSLAMVSPGRSPERLLAEIEQVTADDLLRVANSYLRVEQRTVGWLEPVPGDTGTGGQQMNTPVAVAPRCWFRESPDTPVEPIVLPRIELAAYEDVLPNGARFVGQEIPASRLAVVGLRLPAGAARDAGQPGLAYVTGQLLTRGTKRWDEAAFNEELDRLGATLSVGVGRDGVDITLTCLVEVLDAALPLLVETVLEPAFPEEQLERVRQQALTALRQAQQSTRAQADALLRTLLYPPGHPYHHRVLGTEESLESLSLASVRSFHERFYRPTGAVIAAAGGVDPQRVGTVLARAFADWQGTAPPLEPPPVAPPERGIRRQERLPGKQQADLALGILTIPRRHPDFEALRLANVILGRLGLMGRIGARVRERSGLAYYAASALETGLTTGFWNAYAGVAPVHVERVVAEICEEVERFRSEGPTATELADAKTALTGNVVLGLSTAGGIAGALLDLVFYELGLDYFARLPDLLAGLDAESVRAVVLRYLDTERMHVVIVGPDEPPAVAGAEPQV, from the coding sequence ATGTCGGACGGTCAACGAACGCTCGAAACGCGCTTGACGAATGGGCTCACTGTCCTCGTCCAGCCGCTGCGCCACGTGCCCGTCGTCTCGTGCTGGATCTGGTACCGGGTGGGTAGCCGGAACGAGCTCCCGGGGGTGACCGGCCTGTCGCACTGGGTCGAGCACATGCTCTTCAAGGGAACGCCGCGCTTCCCACCCGGTTCGATCTTCCGCCAGGTGAATCGCTGGGGCGGGACGCTCAACGGGTTCACCTGGCTCGACTACACGGCCTACTTCGAGACACTCCCGACACCGGGTTGGCAGCTCGCGCTCGATATCGAGGCCGATCGAATGGTTGCCGCGACCTTCGATCCGGCCGAGGTCGAGCGCGAGCGCACGGTGATCCTCTCCGAACGGGCCGGAAGCGAGAACCAGCCGGGTACCTATCTCCGCGAGGAGGTACTCGCCGCGGCGTTCCGGGCGCACCCGTACGGGCATCCGGTCATCGGCTATCGAGAGGATCTCCTGCAGATCACGCGCGACGACCTCTATCGCCACTATCGCACCTACTATCGACCCGCCAACGCGGTACTGGTCGTCGTCGGAGACATCGATCCCGACGAAGCGCTCGCGGCAGTGGAGCAACGATTCGCTGGTCTCCCGGGTAGCGACCCGCCCCCGTTGCTGCGCGTCCGCGAACCGGAACAGTGGGGAGAACGGCGGGTGACGGTACGCCGGCCAGCGCCGACCGCGCAGCTGCTCATGGCCTGGCACGCCCCGGAAGCGACGCATCCCGATACACCGGCGCTGCTCGTCCTCGACGCGGTGCTCTCGGGCGGCAAACCGGTCGCCTTCGGTGGCGGTGGGATGGGGCGGAGTTCCCGGCTCTACCGTGCGCTGGTCGCGTCCGGCCTCTGTACTGCGGCAGCCTCGAGCATGTCGCTCACGCTCGATCCCTTCCTGTTCACCGTGTCGGCGACGCTGACACCGCTCGCCGAGCCAGCAGTAGTGGAGCGGATCGTCGACGAGGAGATCGCGCGTCTACGGGAGGACGCGGTCGATACCGAAGAGCTGGGCAGGGCGAAGCGGCAACTCGCCGTGCAATTCGCAGCAGCCAACGAGAGCGCGCAGAGCCGGGCAGCCTTGCTCGGCTCCCTGGCGATGGTGAGCCCAGGGCGTTCTCCCGAGCGGCTGCTCGCCGAGATCGAGCAGGTCACGGCAGACGATCTCCTGCGGGTCGCCAACTCCTATCTTCGGGTCGAGCAGCGCACGGTGGGCTGGCTCGAACCGGTTCCCGGTGACACCGGGACAGGAGGGCAGCAGATGAACACGCCCGTCGCCGTTGCGCCGCGCTGCTGGTTCCGCGAGTCACCGGATACACCGGTCGAGCCGATCGTGTTGCCGCGGATCGAGCTGGCTGCGTACGAAGACGTGCTTCCCAACGGTGCACGCTTCGTCGGTCAGGAGATCCCGGCGAGTCGGCTGGCTGTCGTCGGCCTGCGCTTGCCGGCTGGTGCTGCCCGGGATGCCGGACAGCCAGGATTGGCCTATGTGACGGGTCAGCTGCTTACCCGCGGGACGAAACGGTGGGACGAAGCCGCCTTCAACGAGGAGTTGGATCGTCTGGGAGCCACGCTCTCGGTGGGCGTCGGCCGTGATGGGGTCGACATCACGCTCACGTGCCTCGTCGAGGTGCTGGATGCTGCGCTCCCCCTTCTCGTCGAGACAGTGCTGGAACCGGCGTTCCCCGAGGAGCAACTCGAGCGCGTGCGGCAGCAGGCACTCACCGCGCTGCGGCAAGCGCAGCAGAGTACACGGGCGCAGGCCGATGCGCTGTTGCGTACCCTGTTGTATCCGCCCGGTCACCCGTACCATCACCGGGTACTGGGCACGGAAGAGTCGCTCGAGTCGCTCTCGCTCGCGTCTGTCCGCTCGTTCCACGAGCGCTTCTACCGGCCGACCGGTGCGGTGATCGCCGCGGCGGGTGGTGTCGATCCCCAGCGAGTCGGTACGGTACTCGCTCGCGCCTTCGCCGACTGGCAGGGGACGGCTCCGCCGTTGGAACCCCCGCCAGTCGCGCCGCCGGAACGCGGGATACGGCGACAGGAGCGCTTGCCGGGCAAACAGCAGGCTGACCTCGCTCTCGGTATCCTCACGATTCCGCGCCGTCATCCGGATTTCGAGGCGCTCCGGCTGGCGAACGTGATCCTCGGTCGCCTGGGACTCATGGGACGCATCGGCGCGCGCGTCCGCGAGCGGTCTGGCCTCGCCTATTACGCGGCCAGTGCCCTGGAAACAGGTTTGACCACGGGATTCTGGAATGCCTATGCGGGCGTCGCACCCGTGCACGTCGAGCGCGTCGTGGCGGAGATCTGCGAGGAAGTGGAGCGGTTCCGGAGCGAAGGGCCGACCGCTACCGAATTGGCCGATGCCAAGACGGCGTTGACGGGGAACGTCGTCCTCGGTCTTTCGACCGCTGGGGGGATCGCGGGTGCGTTGCTCGATCTCGTGTTCTACGAGCTCGGCCTCGATTACTTCGCGCGTTTACCGGACCTCCTGGCAGGGCTGGATGCGGAGTCGGTGCGGGCCGTGGTATTGCGCTATCTCGACACCGAACGCATGCATGTCGTGATCGTGGGGCCGGATGAACCACCGGCTGTCGCCGGTGCCGAGCCGCAGGTCTGA
- a CDS encoding protein-L-isoaspartate o-methyltransferase 1, with the protein MAALDEAHARALALRALDQLGGPRAVYRSPRHPFSLAGTRTLRIDEYEVRVRYGEISAPAVVELAGFVFEIRDEELILLFAPPER; encoded by the coding sequence ATGGCTGCGCTCGACGAAGCGCACGCTCGCGCACTCGCGCTGCGCGCCCTCGACCAGCTCGGCGGTCCACGTGCCGTTTACCGCTCACCGCGCCACCCGTTCTCGCTCGCGGGCACCCGGACGCTCCGCATCGACGAGTACGAAGTCCGCGTCCGCTACGGCGAGATCAGCGCACCGGCCGTCGTCGAGCTGGCCGGTTTCGTCTTCGAGATTCGCGATGAGGAGCTGATCCTCCTCTTCGCACCACCGGAACGATGA
- a CDS encoding PPOX class F420-dependent oxidoreductase: protein MLRLRTRFGEEGLWGMAKLSEKLRDFLLAPRFGVLATIAPDGRPRQSVMWYELVDDRTVLMNTAEGRAKLADLRRDPRASLCVPDGYRYVTLSGRVELIEDQERAQADIARLAVRYVGEREAADWIPQFRAQRRVTILLRIERVVAEGFGED, encoded by the coding sequence ATGCTCCGGTTGCGGACTCGGTTCGGCGAGGAGGGATTGTGGGGTATGGCGAAACTCTCCGAGAAGCTTCGTGATTTCCTCCTGGCGCCTCGCTTCGGCGTGCTGGCGACGATCGCACCGGACGGTCGGCCGCGCCAATCGGTGATGTGGTACGAGCTCGTCGACGACCGTACGGTACTGATGAATACGGCGGAAGGTCGCGCTAAACTCGCCGATCTGCGGCGCGATCCGCGGGCCTCGCTCTGTGTGCCCGATGGCTATCGCTACGTCACGCTCAGCGGCCGTGTCGAACTGATCGAGGATCAGGAGCGAGCGCAGGCGGATATCGCTCGTCTCGCTGTCCGCTACGTCGGTGAGCGTGAGGCAGCGGACTGGATCCCGCAGTTCCGGGCACAACGTCGGGTGACCATCCTCTTGCGGATCGAGCGCGTGGTAGCGGAAGGATTCGGTGAGGACTGA
- a CDS encoding alpha/beta fold hydrolase translates to MASLRPRILALDSLRVFLLEAGDDRLPLLILHGFASSALAWARIIEALGADRHVVAYDRPGFGLTVVAAPRWKGLDPYAPDAQVPIATELLEYLGIHRCVVLGHSMGGRLAYELAVAQPERVAGLILVAPAWERPSAPRLAKLLCQPIVASLARALLRLASPLAFWAGQRLAWASSPPRDIADGVVAVSIPGWEERLWRVTCATLATPKTPLPALPRPIPTVMILGERDRIVSNARSRALAPVWYVGGAPLQVVSFERSGHLPHLEESSRFIETVKTFLQEVEDGAAATR, encoded by the coding sequence ATGGCATCACTGCGCCCGCGAATCCTAGCTCTCGATAGCCTGCGCGTTTTCCTGCTGGAGGCGGGTGACGACCGGCTTCCCCTTCTCATCCTGCACGGATTCGCCTCGAGCGCGCTCGCGTGGGCGCGAATCATCGAGGCACTCGGCGCTGACCGCCACGTCGTCGCTTACGACCGCCCCGGATTCGGGCTCACCGTCGTGGCCGCTCCCCGGTGGAAGGGGCTCGATCCCTACGCGCCGGATGCCCAAGTACCGATCGCCACTGAACTCTTGGAGTATCTGGGGATCCATCGGTGTGTCGTCCTCGGTCACTCGATGGGTGGGCGGCTGGCTTACGAACTCGCCGTGGCCCAGCCGGAGCGCGTGGCAGGGCTGATCCTGGTCGCTCCTGCATGGGAGCGCCCTAGCGCGCCCCGTCTCGCGAAGCTGCTCTGCCAGCCGATCGTGGCGTCCCTCGCCCGAGCGCTCCTGCGCCTGGCGAGTCCACTCGCGTTCTGGGCTGGTCAGCGGCTCGCCTGGGCCAGCTCGCCACCTCGGGACATCGCTGACGGTGTGGTGGCAGTCAGCATCCCCGGGTGGGAGGAGCGGTTGTGGCGGGTGACGTGTGCGACGTTGGCCACGCCGAAGACACCGCTACCCGCCCTACCGCGACCGATTCCGACCGTGATGATTCTCGGGGAGCGCGACCGCATCGTGTCGAACGCACGGTCACGCGCACTGGCTCCGGTGTGGTACGTGGGTGGTGCACCGCTCCAGGTCGTCAGCTTCGAGCGGAGCGGGCATCTCCCGCATCTCGAAGAGTCGAGCCGTTTCATCGAGACGGTGAAAACGTTTCTCCAGGAGGTCGAAGATGGCGCGGCTGCAACCCGGTGA
- a CDS encoding chlorite dismutase family protein gives MRDVPQYTVFWLAALERDRLPVETSGVIEEFVRVLERSEGTQLRGAYLTVGFRPDVDLILWLIGYDPAHFQELALALRRTELGRALPFRYTYFGMAGVSQYDPTHGPAFLRGVAPKRYLSVYPFVKTPEWYLLPFEERRRLMAEHGRLGDEFPSVLTNTVNSFGVQDQEFIVALEDDDVATLIRMVQRLRAAEVRKYTQLDTPIFLGQRFEPREALSRLVG, from the coding sequence ATGCGGGACGTACCGCAGTACACGGTCTTCTGGCTGGCGGCACTCGAGCGTGACCGGCTGCCCGTCGAGACGAGCGGGGTGATCGAGGAGTTCGTCCGGGTGCTGGAGCGGAGCGAGGGAACGCAACTCCGCGGGGCCTATCTCACCGTCGGCTTCCGCCCGGACGTCGATCTGATTCTCTGGCTCATCGGCTACGATCCGGCGCATTTCCAGGAGCTCGCGCTGGCGCTCCGGCGGACGGAGCTGGGCCGGGCACTCCCGTTCCGCTACACCTACTTCGGCATGGCAGGGGTGTCGCAGTACGATCCCACGCACGGGCCGGCCTTCCTGCGCGGTGTTGCACCGAAGCGCTACTTGAGCGTCTACCCCTTCGTCAAGACGCCCGAATGGTACCTCTTGCCCTTCGAGGAACGACGGCGCTTGATGGCCGAGCATGGCCGGCTCGGTGACGAATTCCCGAGCGTCCTGACCAATACCGTCAACTCGTTCGGCGTTCAGGATCAGGAGTTCATCGTCGCGCTCGAGGACGACGACGTCGCGACACTGATCAGGATGGTCCAGCGCTTGCGCGCTGCGGAAGTGCGCAAGTACACGCAGCTCGATACGCCGATCTTCCTCGGGCAGCGGTTCGAGCCACGCGAAGCGCTTAGCCGGCTCGTCGGTTGA
- a CDS encoding DUF92 domain-containing protein produces the protein MSAHPAGPALRLLTGTLLATPIAYLGYQRSALDRGGALAAAAVGALVYAGGGFAWSLPMIGFFASASILTRIRSVRQRAGHTAGSEETARTARQVAANGGVAALLGLLEFCTPRPAWTAPYLGAVAAAAADTWATEIGGLSPGLPRSLRTGRPVPHGTSGAVTPLGTAAMVAGAGLVALLAPRTVPRWVVLLAGCTGAVVDTLLGATVQARYRCACCSRIVEDPRHDCPGRVQRESGLPGVTNDTVNVLATLCAAGAAAALARLNRRAG, from the coding sequence ATGAGCGCGCATCCCGCTGGCCCTGCCCTCCGCCTGCTCACCGGAACGCTCCTCGCCACGCCGATCGCCTACCTCGGCTACCAGCGCAGCGCGCTCGACCGGGGCGGCGCCCTGGCTGCGGCGGCCGTTGGCGCACTGGTCTATGCGGGGGGCGGTTTCGCATGGTCATTACCGATGATCGGCTTTTTCGCCTCGGCGAGCATCCTGACCAGGATACGCTCGGTACGGCAGAGGGCTGGCCACACAGCTGGCTCCGAAGAGACTGCGCGCACGGCTCGCCAGGTGGCCGCGAACGGCGGAGTCGCCGCGCTGCTCGGTCTACTCGAGTTCTGCACGCCCCGCCCGGCGTGGACAGCCCCCTATCTCGGCGCCGTCGCTGCCGCTGCCGCCGATACCTGGGCGACCGAAATCGGTGGACTCAGCCCAGGGTTGCCCCGCTCGCTCCGCACTGGTCGTCCTGTGCCGCACGGCACGTCGGGCGCGGTCACCCCACTCGGGACCGCAGCCATGGTCGCTGGAGCGGGACTGGTCGCGCTCCTCGCGCCCCGGACAGTCCCACGCTGGGTCGTCCTCCTCGCCGGCTGCACCGGGGCAGTCGTGGACACGCTCCTCGGGGCGACCGTCCAGGCACGCTACCGCTGCGCGTGCTGCAGCCGCATCGTGGAAGATCCGCGGCACGACTGCCCGGGACGCGTCCAGCGGGAAAGCGGCCTTCCGGGCGTGACCAACGACACGGTCAATGTACTCGCCACACTCTGCGCGGCGGGAGCGGCTGCCGCACTCGCGCGCCTCAACCGACGAGCCGGCTAA
- the acnA gene encoding aconitate hydratase AcnA: MQGNDLFGARAALETPEGRVSYYRLERIADRLAVDLDRLPFTVKVLLENVLRLAGSEAFSADDVQLVASWRPGEKPAREFPFLPARVLLQDFTGVPAVVDLAAMRTAVARLGGDPARINPLVPVDLVIDHSVQVDVFGTTVAFQRNVEKEYERNRERYALLRWAQQAFRNFRVVPPGTGIVHQVNIEYLASVVTVRQSDGDAVAFPDTLVGTDSHTTMVNALGVLGWGVGGIEAEAVLLGQPIYLLLPEVVGLRLIGEPPGGVTATDLVLTITQLLRQVGVVGKFVEVFGPGLKHLSLPDRATISNMSPEMGATAVMFPIDDETLGYLRLTGRSEGHVRLVEAYAKEQGLFRAPEDPEPVFDQVVELDLSTLEPSLAGPRRPQDRVRLSELPASLRAAFPEQFSPQPQTEQERFDWEGGSVNEAQEPSEPVVPVSQRRKVVDVHLDGRHVELTHGSVVIAAITSCTNTSNPEVMLGAGILAKKAVERGLDTNPAVKTSLAPGSGVVTAYLERAGLMPYLEALRFHLVGYGCTTCIGNSGPLPEPIAKAVQEHELVVAAVLSGNRNFEGRIHPQVRAAYLASPPLVVAFAIAGRVDIDLTTEPLGYDPNGEPVYLRDVWPTPEEIREAMEKAIGPELFIERYREVFTGDERWRSLPVPTGDLYHWDPNSTYIQEPPFFKDLTLEPPPLRDIERARVLAWLGDSVTTDHISPAGSIPVNSPAGQYLIERGVQPKDFNSYGARRGNHEVMVRGTFANIRLRNRLAQGREGGWTVHFPSGELVTIYEASLRYQMAGTPLIVIAGKEYGSGSSRDWAAKGPMLLGVRAVLAESFERIHRSNLVGMGILPLQFLPGQNAESLGLDGSERFTITGIADGLEPRELLTVRAERENGKAIEFQAIARLDTEMEIEYYRHGGILPYVLRRLIRGEA; the protein is encoded by the coding sequence ATGCAGGGAAACGATCTCTTCGGTGCGCGAGCAGCGCTGGAGACACCGGAAGGTCGGGTCAGTTACTACCGGCTCGAGCGCATCGCCGACCGGCTGGCGGTCGACCTCGATCGGTTACCCTTCACCGTGAAGGTCTTGCTCGAGAACGTCCTGCGTCTGGCTGGGTCGGAAGCCTTCAGCGCGGACGACGTGCAGCTCGTGGCGAGCTGGCGACCAGGTGAGAAACCTGCTCGCGAGTTTCCCTTCTTGCCGGCGCGCGTCTTGCTGCAGGACTTCACTGGGGTCCCGGCAGTGGTCGACCTGGCGGCGATGCGGACGGCTGTCGCGCGACTCGGCGGTGATCCAGCGCGGATCAACCCCCTGGTACCTGTGGATCTGGTGATCGATCACTCAGTCCAAGTCGATGTGTTCGGCACGACCGTTGCCTTCCAGCGCAACGTCGAGAAGGAGTACGAGCGGAACCGGGAACGCTACGCGCTCTTGCGCTGGGCACAGCAGGCGTTCCGCAACTTCCGGGTGGTGCCACCGGGAACCGGGATCGTGCACCAGGTGAACATTGAGTACCTGGCGTCGGTCGTCACCGTTCGGCAGAGCGACGGTGACGCGGTCGCCTTCCCCGATACGCTGGTCGGGACGGACTCGCATACGACGATGGTGAATGCTCTCGGCGTGCTCGGCTGGGGTGTCGGTGGTATCGAAGCCGAGGCAGTGTTGCTCGGTCAGCCGATCTATCTCCTGTTGCCTGAGGTCGTCGGGCTGCGCCTCATCGGCGAGCCGCCGGGAGGCGTCACGGCGACCGACCTGGTGCTCACCATCACGCAGCTCTTGCGGCAGGTCGGCGTGGTCGGGAAGTTCGTGGAAGTCTTCGGTCCGGGGCTCAAGCACCTCAGCCTGCCGGATCGCGCCACGATCTCCAACATGTCCCCGGAAATGGGGGCGACAGCGGTGATGTTCCCGATCGACGACGAGACGCTCGGCTATCTCCGTCTGACTGGACGTAGCGAAGGGCACGTGCGGCTGGTCGAGGCCTACGCCAAGGAGCAAGGGCTGTTCCGGGCGCCGGAGGACCCCGAACCGGTCTTCGACCAGGTCGTCGAACTCGATCTCTCGACACTCGAGCCGAGCTTGGCCGGGCCACGTCGCCCGCAGGACCGGGTGCGGCTCTCCGAGCTTCCGGCAAGCTTGCGGGCCGCATTCCCGGAGCAGTTCTCGCCCCAGCCGCAGACCGAGCAGGAGCGGTTCGACTGGGAAGGCGGCTCGGTGAACGAGGCGCAAGAGCCGAGCGAGCCGGTCGTGCCGGTGAGCCAGCGGCGGAAGGTCGTCGACGTGCATCTGGACGGGCGACACGTCGAGCTGACACACGGGTCGGTGGTGATCGCGGCGATCACGAGCTGCACGAATACGTCCAACCCGGAAGTGATGCTCGGGGCTGGTATCCTGGCCAAGAAGGCAGTCGAACGCGGGCTGGATACCAACCCGGCTGTCAAGACGAGTCTCGCTCCGGGGTCGGGCGTGGTGACGGCGTATCTGGAGCGTGCTGGATTGATGCCGTACCTGGAAGCGCTGCGCTTCCATCTCGTCGGGTATGGCTGCACGACCTGCATCGGGAACAGCGGGCCGTTGCCGGAACCGATCGCCAAAGCGGTCCAAGAGCACGAGCTGGTAGTCGCAGCGGTGCTGAGCGGGAACCGGAACTTCGAGGGACGCATCCACCCGCAGGTGCGCGCGGCCTACCTGGCCTCGCCGCCACTGGTGGTCGCGTTCGCGATCGCGGGCCGCGTCGATATCGACCTCACGACCGAGCCGCTCGGCTACGATCCGAACGGCGAGCCGGTCTACCTGCGTGACGTCTGGCCGACGCCGGAAGAGATCCGCGAAGCGATGGAGAAGGCGATCGGGCCGGAGTTGTTCATCGAACGGTACCGAGAAGTCTTCACTGGCGACGAGCGGTGGCGCTCGCTCCCGGTGCCGACCGGGGATCTCTACCACTGGGATCCGAACTCGACGTACATCCAGGAGCCGCCGTTCTTCAAGGATCTCACGCTCGAGCCGCCGCCGTTGCGCGATATCGAGCGGGCGCGCGTCCTGGCCTGGTTGGGCGACTCGGTCACGACCGACCATATCTCGCCAGCCGGCTCGATCCCGGTGAACAGCCCGGCTGGGCAGTACCTGATCGAGCGCGGTGTGCAGCCGAAGGACTTCAACAGCTACGGCGCACGGCGGGGCAACCACGAGGTGATGGTGCGCGGGACCTTCGCCAACATCCGGTTGCGCAACCGGCTGGCCCAGGGGCGCGAGGGTGGCTGGACGGTGCACTTCCCGAGCGGCGAACTGGTGACGATCTACGAAGCCTCGCTGCGCTACCAGATGGCAGGTACCCCGCTGATCGTCATCGCCGGCAAAGAGTACGGCAGCGGAAGTTCCCGCGATTGGGCAGCGAAGGGGCCGATGCTCCTCGGCGTCCGCGCCGTGCTCGCCGAGAGCTTCGAGCGGATTCACCGCAGCAACCTAGTCGGGATGGGTATCCTGCCGCTGCAATTCCTCCCCGGTCAGAACGCGGAGTCGCTCGGACTGGACGGGAGCGAGCGGTTCACCATCACCGGAATCGCCGATGGCCTGGAGCCGCGCGAGCTCCTCACGGTCCGTGCCGAGCGTGAGAACGGGAAGGCGATCGAGTTCCAGGCCATCGCGCGACTGGATACCGAGATGGAGATCGAGTACTACCGGCACGGCGGGATCTTGCCGTATGTCTTGCGGCGACTGATCCGGGGCGAGGCCTGA
- a CDS encoding OsmC family protein yields MPVRSATATWEGALQTGKGTMAAGSGVFSFPFSFGTRFGEEAGTNPEELIAAAYAGCFSMALSAQLGRAGYEPERIQTTARVRIQQVDGRIVIDRIELETETKVPGIDPATFQEIAEQTKLGCPVGNALSSVPEIVLTARLAS; encoded by the coding sequence ATGCCGGTACGGAGTGCCACGGCGACTTGGGAAGGTGCGCTGCAGACCGGCAAGGGGACGATGGCGGCAGGCAGCGGGGTGTTCTCGTTCCCGTTTTCTTTCGGCACGCGCTTCGGCGAGGAGGCGGGAACGAACCCGGAGGAGCTGATCGCTGCCGCCTATGCCGGCTGCTTCAGCATGGCGCTCTCGGCTCAGCTGGGGCGCGCGGGCTACGAGCCGGAGCGGATCCAAACGACCGCGCGCGTGCGTATCCAGCAGGTCGACGGCCGCATCGTGATCGACCGCATCGAACTCGAGACCGAAACGAAGGTGCCTGGAATCGATCCAGCGACGTTCCAGGAGATCGCCGAGCAGACCAAGCTGGGATGCCCAGTGGGGAACGCGCTCTCGAGCGTGCCGGAAATCGTCCTCACCGCCCGGCTGGCCAGTTGA
- the cofE gene encoding coenzyme F420-0:L-glutamate ligase, which yields MARAEVRIVPIHGIPEAKPGDSVAALVLDGMAASGLRGEPGDVLVVTQKLVSKAEGRLVELETVEPSPLALEYGRRWERDPRQIELVLRESVRIVRMDRGLIIAETRHGFVCANAGVDLSNVPPGWAALLPLDPDASAATIRRELAERANWEPAVIVSDTFGRAWRNGIVNVAIGVAGLRPLEDYRGRHDPYGNELRVTVIAVADELAAAAELVMGKTERCPAAIVRGYRFEAGDGSGRELLMPPDRDLFR from the coding sequence ATGGCGCGCGCTGAGGTGCGGATCGTCCCGATCCACGGGATTCCCGAAGCCAAACCGGGCGACTCGGTCGCCGCGTTGGTTCTCGATGGGATGGCGGCGAGCGGCCTCCGGGGCGAGCCGGGAGACGTGCTCGTGGTGACGCAGAAGCTGGTCTCGAAAGCAGAGGGACGCCTCGTCGAGCTCGAGACGGTCGAGCCCTCGCCGCTGGCGCTCGAGTACGGTCGGCGGTGGGAGCGCGATCCGCGACAGATCGAGCTGGTGCTGCGGGAGAGCGTGCGGATCGTCCGCATGGATCGCGGGCTGATCATCGCCGAAACGCGCCACGGTTTCGTCTGTGCGAACGCCGGTGTCGACCTCTCCAACGTACCCCCTGGCTGGGCTGCGCTCTTGCCGCTCGATCCCGATGCCTCGGCAGCGACTATCCGTCGCGAACTCGCCGAGCGGGCGAACTGGGAGCCAGCGGTCATCGTCTCGGATACCTTCGGGCGCGCCTGGCGGAACGGCATCGTCAACGTCGCCATCGGGGTCGCCGGGCTCCGGCCGCTCGAGGACTATCGCGGGCGGCACGATCCGTACGGGAACGAGCTTCGCGTCACGGTCATCGCCGTGGCGGATGAACTGGCAGCCGCAGCGGAGCTCGTGATGGGGAAGACCGAACGGTGCCCGGCGGCGATCGTCCGTGGCTACCGTTTCGAGGCTGGCGATGGAAGCGGTCGCGAGCTGCTGATGCCGCCCGATCGGGATCTCTTCCGATAA
- a CDS encoding XdhC family protein, with translation MTERHGSERQLARDLFALAVELRERGIPFVLATVVWSQSPTSAKPGAKGIVTADGALFGWVGGSCAQPAVMREAIAALHDGQARILRIDPAGGEGGPARPGVVMAPMTCHSEGALEIFLEPFLPAPQLLVYGESPVADALVRLADAMGYYVVALRPGAVAAPAGADELVDGLDPGDRPQRRPTAAVVASLGAYDEDALEAALRGGVPLVELVASRKRFAAIRETLARDLPAELLARVKAPAGLDIRAQSPEEIAVSILAELIARKQEWRSAWQLDAVASQAESPPETIDPVCGMVVDPTTARHSVDYRGRRYYFCCPACRRLFEADPEAYLHAS, from the coding sequence ATGACGGAGCGGCACGGTAGCGAGAGGCAGCTGGCCCGAGACCTTTTCGCGCTCGCGGTCGAGCTCCGCGAACGGGGAATTCCCTTCGTCCTCGCAACTGTCGTCTGGAGCCAGAGTCCGACCTCGGCCAAGCCCGGTGCCAAGGGCATCGTGACGGCGGACGGCGCGCTGTTCGGCTGGGTCGGCGGGAGCTGTGCGCAGCCGGCCGTGATGCGGGAAGCGATCGCGGCCTTGCACGACGGTCAGGCGCGGATCCTCCGGATCGATCCGGCTGGCGGCGAAGGCGGACCGGCACGACCGGGAGTGGTGATGGCACCGATGACGTGTCACAGCGAGGGAGCGCTCGAGATCTTCCTGGAGCCGTTCCTGCCGGCACCGCAACTGCTCGTCTACGGTGAGAGTCCGGTAGCCGATGCGCTCGTGCGGCTGGCCGATGCCATGGGCTACTACGTCGTCGCGCTGCGTCCCGGCGCGGTGGCGGCACCAGCTGGCGCCGACGAATTGGTCGACGGGCTCGACCCCGGCGATCGGCCACAGCGACGCCCGACCGCCGCGGTCGTGGCGAGTCTGGGGGCCTACGACGAGGACGCGCTCGAGGCAGCATTGCGCGGCGGCGTGCCGCTCGTCGAACTCGTGGCCAGTCGGAAGCGGTTTGCAGCGATCCGCGAGACGCTGGCACGTGACCTACCGGCCGAGCTCCTGGCTCGTGTCAAGGCGCCAGCTGGGCTCGACATCCGAGCACAGAGCCCAGAGGAGATCGCGGTCAGCATCCTGGCGGAGTTGATCGCGCGGAAGCAGGAGTGGCGGAGTGCCTGGCAGCTGGACGCTGTCGCGAGCCAGGCCGAGAGCCCACCGGAGACGATCGATCCGGTCTGCGGTATGGTCGTCGATCCGACGACAGCCCGTCACTCTGTCGACTATCGGGGACGCCGCTACTATTTCTGCTGCCCGGCCTGCCGGCGATTGTTCGAAGCGGATCCGGAAGCGTATCTCCACGCCTCGTGA